GGGCCAAGCACAAACAGGAATTCGCCAGAGTGCCGAGAGGATTCTTGCTCAAGGGATTCCCCCAGGATTACCCTCAAGTATTCTACAGAATGCTGTGAAGCTCAACATACAGGAATTTGTCCCCAAAAATGCCGAACCCTTGGCAACCAAATTGTTGTTGACTGTGCTGCAACCCAATCTCAAGAATGATGAAGAACAAACAAAACAACAAATACAGCAAGCATCAGATGGAGTACCACCTGTAATGGTGGTGGTGCAAGAAGGAACGCTGATTGTCACCAAGGGAGAGGAAATTACTAAATGGCACTTTGATGTACTGGAGCATTATCAATTAATTCGCCGGGAAAATAACTGGCTAAAATTGACCACATTAGCCGGTATCGTCACCGGAGCCATTGGCATTTTTGTTGTGGTAGGAAGACAAAGGTCGTGCAAATTGCGGCAGCGCGATTACCTGTTAGTACTGCTGCTTACCCTAAGTATTCCAGGAGTGCTAGCCTTTGGCGTACCATATACCACTTGGAGCGCCGTTGGTTTATTGTTGGGTAGCTTCTATGCACCTGCTTTGGGTGCGACTGTTGTGGGACTGCTGCTGCTAATTCTACCAACCACCGTGGAAATCAGCATCATTTCGCTGTTAGCTGGTGGGGCGGCGGGGATATTGGGTAGTAGCATGGCGCAAAGATTGCGATCGCGCGAAGAATTAGCATTATTGGGTGTGGCGATCGCCGTCACGCAGGGTGGTATGTACCTGTTAATGAAGCTCTTCATTGGTGCAGCATTTGGCGGGGGTTGGTATGTGGTACTTCAAGGAGCAGGATTATTTGCTTTATCTGGTTTAGCCTGGAGTATTGTCGCCTTGGGCTTAAGTCCTTATCTGGAAAAGGTATTTGATTTAGTTACCCCCATTCGATTAGCTGAACTATCCAATCCGAATCGCCCCTTATTAAAACGACTGGCTACTGAAACCCCTGGAACCTTTCAACATACTTTGTTGGTCGCTACTCTGGCTGAAGCTGCTGCCAAAAAACTCGGATGTAATGTAGAACTTGTCAGGGCTGGAACTCTGTATCATGATATCGGCAAAATGCACGACCCTCTGGGCTTTATTGAAAATCAAATGGGGGGGCCGAATAAACATGAAACAGAAATTAATGATCCTTGGAAGAGTGCCGCAATTATCAAAAAGCACGTGACTGAAGGGTTGGTAATGGCGCAAAGACACCTTTTACCCACAGCAATTCAAGCTTTTATTCCTGAGCATCAAGGAACGATGCTGATTGCTTATTTCTATCACCAAGCACAACAAATGTCTCAGGAAGACCCCAATTTAATCGTAGATGACGCTGATTTTCGCTATGACGGACCAATTCCCCAATCACGAGAAACCGGAATAGTCAT
The window above is part of the Nodularia spumigena CCY9414 genome. Proteins encoded here:
- a CDS encoding HD family phosphohydrolase, coding for MKKQRFFKSFDNSEHQKPEIALRTMAKTVRIRRGIDAVCLGWVHDKRSSVVLAIAVVSLTGVMGHKLYNQPQLTVGTPAPETMKAPYTANIEDKEETEAKRQAASRSSIPVLMVDVQKTERINKNLQQLLDNGNKIRTTAGVFPFFDTTVVSVPTQHYLRSCSASEWKTLLITLKNTSQRKSDLLVGKNRINPRNRQPGGIAQQLPTSEYLPLFPSSTGSPIPENQSLPNLLNSGNLPLFLSPLDEKPVNISQNTDFTQAVAELKAYRATTSEQNLDSLIVQTSQVRQAYSQARIQLLQQELANPKKVYSETALLKLSDNEWGQAQTGIRQSAERILAQGIPPGLPSSILQNAVKLNIQEFVPKNAEPLATKLLLTVLQPNLKNDEEQTKQQIQQASDGVPPVMVVVQEGTLIVTKGEEITKWHFDVLEHYQLIRRENNWLKLTTLAGIVTGAIGIFVVVGRQRSCKLRQRDYLLVLLLTLSIPGVLAFGVPYTTWSAVGLLLGSFYAPALGATVVGLLLLILPTTVEISIISLLAGGAAGILGSSMAQRLRSREELALLGVAIAVTQGGMYLLMKLFIGAAFGGGWYVVLQGAGLFALSGLAWSIVALGLSPYLEKVFDLVTPIRLAELSNPNRPLLKRLATETPGTFQHTLLVATLAEAAAKKLGCNVELVRAGTLYHDIGKMHDPLGFIENQMGGPNKHETEINDPWKSAAIIKKHVTEGLVMAQRHLLPTAIQAFIPEHQGTMLIAYFYHQAQQMSQEDPNLIVDDADFRYDGPIPQSRETGIVMLADSCEAALRSLKDATPEQALTMLNNILRAKWQDNQMVDSGLTRQEMSEISQIFVDVWLQFHHKRIAYPKLKAGKNG